GGAATGTAATTCTGAAAGGTTTAGGTTCACTAAGTGCCTCTAATGTAGGTGGAATAAAAACTGTGGTTGGAGGCATGCCAAATACTTTAATTCAGGTTAGTCCAACAAaaagtcaaaattcaaaaaataatttcatgatgCCATCACAGCCTGTAATATTGACAAATATGTCTGGGAACCAGCCACGTGCACAGACTGGATTACTTCAGACAAGTCCATTGTCAAATCTAAAGGTGAATAAAACAGTGAACCAGCCTGCAAATTCAAACTTGATATTTCTGAAATGCACAGATAACCAAGGAAAAACCTACCTTATACCTCAACAGGTTGGTTCTAGTGTTTCACCACTGTCCAAAGGAAGTAGTCCTGGACAGATTCGAGTGACATCCCCAGTAACTCAACCTGTGTTACTGACATCTAATGTTGTGAATGGAAAGCCAGATGTCAGGCAGTCCGGCGTAACTTCTAGTCAGTCTCAAGTGAATGCTACTTCATCAGTGCAAAATACAAAGAATATTGTAACCCAGTCTGTCAAGCAGTCAACTGAAAATGGGCCAGTACTTTTTATTAAACCAGATAATAACCTGAGTAAAAGATTGACAAATGCAACTTTAGTGAAATCAAACTGTGTAACGCCCACAACAACTTTGAAACTAAAATCGTCCAGCAGTGTTCAGTTTGTTCAAAGTGTCTCTCAGAATCagaatttgaatattttgaatttaaaatctgGGAAGCAGACGACAGTATGTTCAGGGAACCAGAATGTGGTTAGAGGTCAGTTGAAGGTTACATCTCAGGGATTaattcaagttcaaggtcagctaAGACCTCAGCAGCCCAAGTCTCAGTTGAATCTTGTTGAACAGAGGGTTTCTGTAAATGGAGGATTGGTTCCCGGCTCCTCGCAGTTAGTTAAGACAAAGCCACACCCATTAATACTGGTACCCAGTGGAAACAAGGTAGACATGCTGCAGGGTAAAGGTAAATCATTACTGAATAAAACTGTTGCAAATTTGCAAGTGCCACAGTCTAACGGTAGTGTAATTGTAATGAACCAGTCTGATGCAGTTTCTAAGAGCAGTGATGTAGGAAAAGTTGTGATAAGTCCGTCAGGAATTCTCAGTAAGTCAGAGCAGGGAAAACTCATCATCAACAAGAGTAAAAATCTTGTAGTTGACTCAGGAGGGGAAACATCTAAAGTGAAACAGAATAATTTATCTAATCATATACTTATTGTGCCAGTTTCCTCTAAGTCAGCTGTTTCCATGGATACCAAGGATCAAACAAGTGCAAAAATAACCAGTATCTCAAAACTTGATACAGCAACGACAAATGGCAAGCGTACAGCAGGACAATTATCTCTGGAATCTCATGACAAAACTTTGATAGTTGTTCCGAATGATAAAAGTCCAAAAACTACAAACTGTGAAAATACTCTGGGTGGAAAAGTAATGTCTAGTTTACTTGGTTCCATTTCAAACTCGCCTTTGGGGtctaaattaaatacaaatataagagAAACTCCGGTAACTATAACATCAAGTGATAGCAAAGAGAAGAAAATTATTGTTGTTAACAAAGAAGACACAGTAGAAAGTTGCAATAGAAATTTGAGCTTGTTGGAGGACAAGAAGATTATGTTAGATCCAAAAAGAAAAAGGCCGATTAAACCAGTGGAAGTTAAAGAGAGGGATTCCATAGCACCTTTGAGGTAGGTATTATTCAGTATACTATGTGCTGTTAACTAAATCACTTAAATTTGGCCAccagatttcttttttattatctgTTTGTTCATCTATTAGCTTGTACATAGATCTGCATTCCATTACTATACCAGTCTGTATGTTTTCTGGACAAACTACGTGTCTGCTTTTCCTCGTTTATTCATCTGCTTTTGAAAAGATAAATCATAATGTGATTTTGAATTTTCGTTATTTTGATACCAAAACTGAACTAAGCAGTTTTGTATCATTGCTTAAGAAATAATGTGTagaaaaatatgtgttttaatgttattaatagtcagaaaaaaattataatatgttCATGAATTATTCTGGCAATGTATAACGAACGTTGAGTGTgtaaatttaagtaaaacatgattttgctttaCAATATTTTGATTCTATTATGCCCGTTATCGAAAACGGAAgataaaatacagataaaatacaGTAGCACTCATTTTTGGTTGcaaaaaaaacattgacatcaTCGTCCGTTAAAGTGATGTCATTTAgggtaagcgtgttttaacagaaacaagcacaTTAGAATGTTCCATCAAGTGCATTTTGtgcgttttaaataatttttctccATTTAACGCTTTGAAGAGTTGGTGCATAATATGCAGTTTTGAGATCAAAGTTGTATTCTTGAATTTGTAATAAGCTGTTTAATTTTAGCTCATAACTTACTATAACaaatcatgtgagaaagccatatagctggcttatggaagggcGTTGGTTCTAACAAGGTACCCCTCTGCCTGAAATAATGATAGATGGGACACCTAAGGTTTTCATTCATCATTAAGCCAGAAAGTTGCCTTGATACGTAGTTGTGTCGTGGTGGCTTAAAACCTAACGAAACAAACAGACTTATAGTTCTGCaggttttaaataaatattgttctGCTGTGTAAAATCTTATCGAACCATATTTTTCCAAAAGCATCGTTGTATCCAAATAATTCCAgtcaataaaaaaattttgttagactgatttgaTTAAATATGCACAGTTGACATGCTTTCATTTAGAAACACTTTGTTTTTTCAAAGCACATAGAAATTAAATTAATACCGGTGCTCACCTAAATGTGAAGATTTGCATACAATATTGGCTTGTCAATTCATGTAAATCATAACATAGATGTCAGAGAAGATCCTTATTACTGTGCCTCCTTGTAAAAACCAGGAACAAGTtagaaaaaattttgttttggtgTCAGGATTTGTGTGTATATCTCAGAATTTTTTCATATAGGTTGGAGGACTATCCAGATTTATTATCATTGATACAAGCAGCAGTGAGGAGACATCCCATAGTATCAGCTACAGCAGGTTTGTACACTCTAATATTATAGGCTGGATCAATACAGGCTTATTCTTATACagaaatataataacaaaaaaagcaACACTGGCTGTTCAGTTTGTTTATGTCACAGTTTTAAACATAAGTACTATAAGCAGCAGTATTGTATCACCAATATGTACCAGTATTGTGTGTTGAGTTTGTGGTCTCACACCTGCTTCAGTGCATAGCCTTAACATAGCAGATATCTGTTTCTTTCAGTGGCTGTATTAAGTTAATTATTTCAATGAGTAAGTAACATATAATTGATAAACATTACAGAGATATTGTTGCCTATTGAGCATATTTTTAGAGATAAGTCACTTAAGTTTTGTTCATTTTTGAACAGTTCGACATCTACATCCATACTGTGCTAGGTCCAGTGAGGAATGGTTATCGTGGAATATTGGGAAGAGAAGAGCCTCAGAGGTGTGTATGTTTTAAAGTTCTCAAAAATACTGGTTAGGATGTAGtgtaatgttttatttaagaGAGTGGAATTATAGTGACATTCGTCAAATTATGTATTCTGCGTATGCACTGCAAATTACTTATTCTGTGTATGCCCTGCAAATTACTTATTCTGTGTATGCACTGCAAATTACTTATTCCGTGTATGCACTGCAAATTACTTATCCCGTGTATGCACTGCAAATTATTTATTCCCTGTATGCACAACAAATTACTTATCCCGTGTATGCACTGCAAATTACTTATCCCGTGTATGCACTGCAAATTACTTATTCCGTGTATGCACTGCAAATTACTTATCCCGTGTATGCACTGCAAATTACTTATTCTGTGTATGCACGACAAATTACATATTCTGCCTATGTGCAGCAAATTACGCATTCTGCATATGCACAACAAATTGCGCATTCTGCCTATGCATGGCAAATTACTCATTCTGCCTATGCATGGCAAATTACGCATTCTGCCTATTCACGGCAAATTACACATTCTGCCTATGCACGGCAGTTTACCTACTCTGTCTATGCACGGCAAATTACCTACTCTGCGTATGCTCGGCAAATTACGTAGTCTGCATATGCACGGCAAATTATCTATTCTGCCTATGCACGACAAATTACTTATTCTGTGTTTGCACAGAAAATTACTTATTCTGCATATGCACGACAAATTACGTATTCTGCGTATACACAGCAAATTACGTATTTTGCCTATGCACGGCAAATTACATATTTGATTATGCATGGTAAATTACCTATTCTGCCTATGCATGGCAAATTACTTATTCTGCATATGCACGACAAATTACTTGTTCTGCATATGCATGGCAAATTGGGTTTTCTGCATATGCACTGCAAATTACTTATTCTGCGTATGCACGACAAATTACCTATTCTGTGTATGCATGACAAATTACATATTAtgcatatcgagggttcaacgcaataagggcgtatctagatataataattatatgtagatacgcccttattgcgttgaaccctcgatatgcaATTTCATCCTTCTTTGCTTTTCAAAGAGAGCAATGTGTGGGTACAGCTATATGTCCAAACATGCGAAATAACATCAAGTATGAATCATAAAATAACTcactgctcatattttattaagcTACCATCTTGTTagaaaattttgtattatatttttgtattaattgCTTAAAATTCCCTACATGTGCCTATATGCAAAAAGAATGCATGCTGCCTAGTCGTCATAATATTTATTGTTAACTTCATGTTTATGTTTACAGTGGCAGAGAGCATCAAGTGTACGTCGGTTTCTGCTGCCCTACCTGGAACATGGACAAACATTTAAGGGAGACTCGTTGTGGACAGTAAAACAGATCCTTACCTGGTGTAGATTGCATGCCTACAGTCCACACTATATAGGTGAGACATTTGCATCTGGGTTTTTATGCACTCCACCATGATAATGATGGAAAGgcatatatatagaattttccctatatatgtgTGTGTGCATCCTTTTATTTGCTcatgtttgttttgaatttcatGTTAGACTGAGAACTTTGTCGTatgttgtcaaaatttaagataatttggcaaaaatgagcACAGTAACTAAAAGTGTGTCTTTTGCAAGGCACAGACttatagctcaaaggtcaatgtcactcttaTAGGATCAATGTAAACTGTTATATTCATATGAAAGCTGCAGACATAAATCTCTGTTCAGCCCCAGAAGTTCTTACTTGCAGCTAATTCCACCCCTGTTCATGTAAGTTAGCTGAGTCAAGTTTATTGGCAACTTCAGCGTTTGAGTATAAATTGAACCGGACTTTACCTGTTCACTGGGATTAAATTTCACAAATTGGCTCAAACAAGAAACCCACAGAAATTAGTCtataatgaatattaatgatatcaatattaacaatttgaatattaaagatatcACAGTATTGTTCTGTGCATTACGAGTAGTTTCTTGTCTTTTAGTAAAACTATGACTCTTTTTTATAGAACGGCCTCTCCATCCGACAGCCATAGATCTACAGGCGGAGACCTCATTACCTTCTGATCAACAACACAGGAAGTTTACATCAGTAACTGATAGCATCAACATCTTACAGGAAGTTACATCATTACAAGATCTTACACCAGCTGTGGAGTGCCACAGTGATGAGGAAATTGATATCATCTCAACAGGTAAGGTTTTTTATCTGAATTAAGCAAAGATcaggtatttttagctcacctgtcacaaagtgacaaggtgagcttttgtgatcgcgtggcgtccgtcgtccgcgcgtccgtccgtgcgtaaactttagcttgtgaccactctagaggtcacatttttcatgggatctttatgaaagttggtcagaatgttcatcttgatgatatctaggtcaagttcgaaactgggtcatgtgcggtcaaaaactaggtcagtagatctaaaaatagaaaaaccttgtgacctctctagaggccatatttttcatgagatcttcatgaaaattggtcagaatgttcaccttgatgatatctaggtcaagttcgaaactgggtcacgtggggtcaaaaactaggtcagtaggtctaaaaatagaaaaaccttgtgacctctctagaggccatatttttcatgagatcttcatgaaaattggtcagaatgttcaccttgatgatatctaggtcaagttcgaaactgggtcacgtggggtcaaaaactaggtcagtaggtctaaaaatagaaaaaccttgtgacctctctagaggccatatttttcatgagatcttcatgaatgttggtcataatgttcaccttgatgatatctaggtcaagttcgaaactgggtcacatggggtcaaaaactagatcagtaggtctaaaactagaaaaaccttgtgacctctctagaggccatatctctgtatggatcttcatgaaaattggtcagaatgttcaccttgatgatatctaggtcaagtttgaaactgggtcacgtgcggtcaaaaattaggtcagtaggtctgaaaatagaaaaactttgtgacctctctagaggccatatttttcatgagatcttcatgaaaattggtcagaatgttcagcttgatgatatctaggtcaggttcaaaactggagCATGtgctgtcaataactaggtcagtagatctaaaaatagaaaaaccttgtgacctctttagaggccatatttttcaagagatcttcatgaaaattggtcagaatgttcaccttgatgatatctaggccaagttcgaaactgggtcacgtgcgttcaaaaactaggtcagtaggtctaaaaatagaaaaaccttgtgacctctctggaggccatatttctcaatggattttcaggaaaattagtgagaatgttcagcttgatgatatctaggtcaagttcgtaactgggtcatgtgcagtcaaaactaggtcagtaggtcgaaaaataggaaaaccttgtgacctctctagaggccatatttttcatgagatcttcaagaaaattggtgagaatgttcaccttgatgatatctaggtcaagtttaaaagtgagtcacgtgccttcaaaaactaggtcattaggacaaataatagaaaaaccttgtgacctctctagaggtcatatttttcaatggatcttcatgaaaattggtcagaattttttatcttgatgatatctaggtcacatatgctcaaaaactaggtcagtatgtcaaataatagaaataacaacgtcatactcagttcaacactgggtcatgtggggataggtgagcgattcaggaccatcatggtcctcttgttaaatacTTCAGACTTGGTCAGAAGCATCTGAGCATCTTGTATTGATCTGCCCCTTAGCTTTACAGTTGGTACTGCTCCATTACTCAAAGGGATCAGgtgttttaaaaattgaaaacttaAAATTGCTTGATTTAATGAATGGCTTGACCGATCTTTATCATTCTTGGTCAGTTGGGTGTAAGTATCGACATTTAATTTACCTTGTACTGTTGGTTCTACACTGTTGAACAGAGGTTGACAATgctaagaaaaacaagagctgtctccataggatgacacatgcccccgatggcactttgaatgaatagttatggccgatgttagagtttaggacctttgacctacggacctgggtcttgcgcgcgacacgtcgtcttactgtggtacacattcatgcccaataattttaaaatccatgcatgaatgacaaagatatggaccggacacgcccatcaatgcactatcatgaaatatgacctttaacgtctaagtgtgaccttgacctttgagctacagacctgggtcttgcgcgcgacacgtcgtcttactgtggtacacattcatgccaagttatttgaaaatccatccatggatgacaaagatatggaccggacacgaatgcactatcatgaaaaatgacctttaacgtctaagtgtgaccttgacctttgagctacggacctgggtcttgcgcgcgacacgtcgtcttactgtggtacacattcatgccaagttatttgaaaatccatccatggatgacaaagatatggaccggacacgaatgcactatcctgaaaaaagacctttaacgtctaagtgtgaccttgacctttgagctacggacctgggtcttgcgcgcaacacatcatcttactgtggtacacattcatgccaagttatttgaaaatccatccattgatgacaaagatatggaccggactcgaaaattgcggacagactgaaagacggttcaaaaactatatgcctcccttcgggggcattaaaaaaaaaacaacataaactggctttttctgtataaatatataaaatggttcAGATAGTCTAACCCTTACCATCCTAAATTTCTCTAATATCAATTTAGACAGTATCATTAGATGTTAATAGGggcgcttaccaaaaagatactaactgaatggtgaacagtgcagaccatgatcagactgcacagtagTTCTGGCCAGGCGCCTGCtctttatgaaataatgcatggaggggcacctggggttttcctccaccatcaaagctggaaagtcaccatatcaCCCATAATTGTGTCattgcgacgttaaaccctacaacaacgaaaaaaataaaatcatttgataaCTTTGCAGACAGTGGGCCACCGGTGCTAAAGAAGTTTATTGTATGATTTGCCATAaaagtttatttacatgtatgtatgtcaATAAGATGATGTTTTGGATTTATGTTTTAATCTAGGTACAGAAAAGCCACGAGTCAAACTGAAAGAAAATGTTACTGTGCCATTCAGTGATATAGAGATGCTACCTTTAACAGAGGGGGCAGTGTTTGTGGAGAATGTGACACAAGAGGTAaataaaggcaacagaaggtttATCATACTTACCATATATTCTAGAGTTAATGTAAATCTAAAGCTTAATTTATAGCTAGCTCATGATATGTATAGGGAATTTCTGGAGCCTGCTTTAAAACACGACtctgttaagttatatgtttcaCTGAAGATGCGGCATACATGTCAAAATTCTAAGAAGTCTTTCCAGTT
The Mercenaria mercenaria strain notata chromosome 10, MADL_Memer_1, whole genome shotgun sequence genome window above contains:
- the LOC123559786 gene encoding YEATS domain-containing protein 2-like isoform X1; this translates as MTSKRSHIELDPDYEDVSEVQNKRRRVLEEGAKEATKKKIVSIIKKQFDVEVSNKEAELLSISEKLEMARSMMDRLRACIVANFYGNANQQKSSKKSADQVPMIHPTVRKFIGKAPPGTPALPSQCEVKQEAPEGEVKQSELVSERIGIVSTKGHRKPEETQSRGTEQPDSRTGRFKVKKRIIVGNVSKSIPADQRDENDQATHKWMVYVRGPKNSPSIDDFVKKVWFFLHPSYRPNDLVEVSQPPFHLTRRGWGEFPVRVQLHFKDHRNKKLDIVHNLKLDRTYTGLQTLGSETVVDIEIEKDIPKVKREKSSSAVKVKQEVGVEDSITMVPAQEAAVAMEIKTEPADDHDYGRSACLESNRTSSHSPANKQVVMNHVSSVSGTNIKLPHGPTAVTENVLFARNQVETVISPSIITTQPLTLIPVGQPLLQNPNLPKMYPVTPPKNNVVQLQAVSPGVNARVTSPSRNVILKGLGSLSASNVGGIKTVVGGMPNTLIQVSPTKSQNSKNNFMMPSQPVILTNMSGNQPRAQTGLLQTSPLSNLKVNKTVNQPANSNLIFLKCTDNQGKTYLIPQQVGSSVSPLSKGSSPGQIRVTSPVTQPVLLTSNVVNGKPDVRQSGVTSSQSQVNATSSVQNTKNIVTQSVKQSTENGPVLFIKPDNNLSKRLTNATLVKSNCVTPTTTLKLKSSSSVQFVQSVSQNQNLNILNLKSGKQTTVCSGNQNVVRGQLKVTSQGLIQVQGQLRPQQPKSQLNLVEQRVSVNGGLVPGSSQLVKTKPHPLILVPSGNKVDMLQGKGKSLLNKTVANLQVPQSNGSVIVMNQSDAVSKSSDVGKVVISPSGILSKSEQGKLIINKSKNLVVDSGGETSKVKQNNLSNHILIVPVSSKSAVSMDTKDQTSAKITSISKLDTATTNGKRTAGQLSLESHDKTLIVVPNDKSPKTTNCENTLGGKVMSSLLGSISNSPLGSKLNTNIRETPVTITSSDSKEKKIIVVNKEDTVESCNRNLSLLEDKKIMLDPKRKRPIKPVEVKERDSIAPLRLEDYPDLLSLIQAAVRRHPIVSATAVRHLHPYCARSSEEWLSWNIGKRRASEWQRASSVRRFLLPYLEHGQTFKGDSLWTVKQILTWCRLHAYSPHYIERPLHPTAIDLQAETSLPSDQQHRKFTSVTDSINILQEVTSLQDLTPAVECHSDEEIDIISTGTEKPRVKLKENVTVPFSDIEMLPLTEGAVFVENVTQEIGIKLVPAEVEPGYLGTVSHGMLYKAMELFMGDVLRETFALKVNMGRYPDALGVADVYSALNSLPITDFVTNKFLGVEESHGLTKIDR
- the LOC123559786 gene encoding YEATS domain-containing protein 2-like isoform X2, with translation MTSKRSHIELDPDYEDVSEVQNKRRRVLEEGAKEATKKKIVSIIKKQFDVEVSNKEAELLSISEKLEMARSMMDRLRACIVANFYGNANQQKSSKSADQVPMIHPTVRKFIGKAPPGTPALPSQCEVKQEAPEGEVKQSELVSERIGIVSTKGHRKPEETQSRGTEQPDSRTGRFKVKKRIIVGNVSKSIPADQRDENDQATHKWMVYVRGPKNSPSIDDFVKKVWFFLHPSYRPNDLVEVSQPPFHLTRRGWGEFPVRVQLHFKDHRNKKLDIVHNLKLDRTYTGLQTLGSETVVDIEIEKDIPKVKREKSSSAVKVKQEVGVEDSITMVPAQEAAVAMEIKTEPADDHDYGRSACLESNRTSSHSPANKQVVMNHVSSVSGTNIKLPHGPTAVTENVLFARNQVETVISPSIITTQPLTLIPVGQPLLQNPNLPKMYPVTPPKNNVVQLQAVSPGVNARVTSPSRNVILKGLGSLSASNVGGIKTVVGGMPNTLIQVSPTKSQNSKNNFMMPSQPVILTNMSGNQPRAQTGLLQTSPLSNLKVNKTVNQPANSNLIFLKCTDNQGKTYLIPQQVGSSVSPLSKGSSPGQIRVTSPVTQPVLLTSNVVNGKPDVRQSGVTSSQSQVNATSSVQNTKNIVTQSVKQSTENGPVLFIKPDNNLSKRLTNATLVKSNCVTPTTTLKLKSSSSVQFVQSVSQNQNLNILNLKSGKQTTVCSGNQNVVRGQLKVTSQGLIQVQGQLRPQQPKSQLNLVEQRVSVNGGLVPGSSQLVKTKPHPLILVPSGNKVDMLQGKGKSLLNKTVANLQVPQSNGSVIVMNQSDAVSKSSDVGKVVISPSGILSKSEQGKLIINKSKNLVVDSGGETSKVKQNNLSNHILIVPVSSKSAVSMDTKDQTSAKITSISKLDTATTNGKRTAGQLSLESHDKTLIVVPNDKSPKTTNCENTLGGKVMSSLLGSISNSPLGSKLNTNIRETPVTITSSDSKEKKIIVVNKEDTVESCNRNLSLLEDKKIMLDPKRKRPIKPVEVKERDSIAPLRLEDYPDLLSLIQAAVRRHPIVSATAVRHLHPYCARSSEEWLSWNIGKRRASEWQRASSVRRFLLPYLEHGQTFKGDSLWTVKQILTWCRLHAYSPHYIERPLHPTAIDLQAETSLPSDQQHRKFTSVTDSINILQEVTSLQDLTPAVECHSDEEIDIISTGTEKPRVKLKENVTVPFSDIEMLPLTEGAVFVENVTQEIGIKLVPAEVEPGYLGTVSHGMLYKAMELFMGDVLRETFALKVNMGRYPDALGVADVYSALNSLPITDFVTNKFLGVEESHGLTKIDR